A single window of Desulfuromonas sp. TF DNA harbors:
- a CDS encoding membrane integrity-associated transporter subunit PqiC: MRQGFSLAKMLFAGVVAAVVGGCGTSPPARLYTLTPIPQQEMKAVERQGAHPVSVSVAPVDIPDYLDRSPIVTRDGTTGLKLAEFHRWGGSLGDNITTVLVENLSALLSSDRVVAYPGMRYGTPDFRTEVRVLRLDCIPEDRVELKAQWLVVTGEERQEVARGLSTFTERVAGGSYESLVAAVSGAVGQLSREIAQGMTVAKDALSTSPAQVRPKE; the protein is encoded by the coding sequence ATGCGACAAGGATTTTCACTGGCAAAAATGCTGTTCGCGGGAGTGGTCGCCGCAGTCGTCGGCGGCTGCGGAACGTCGCCTCCGGCGCGCTTGTATACGCTCACTCCCATCCCCCAGCAGGAGATGAAGGCGGTTGAGCGACAGGGAGCGCATCCGGTTTCGGTGAGCGTTGCGCCGGTCGATATCCCCGATTACCTGGATCGTTCGCCGATCGTCACCCGCGACGGCACCACCGGTCTCAAGCTCGCCGAATTCCACCGCTGGGGCGGCTCCCTCGGGGACAATATCACCACGGTCCTGGTGGAAAACCTCTCGGCTCTGCTTTCATCCGACCGGGTGGTCGCCTATCCGGGGATGCGTTACGGGACACCGGATTTCAGGACCGAGGTCCGGGTCCTGCGCCTCGACTGCATCCCTGAGGACCGGGTAGAGCTAAAGGCCCAGTGGCTCGTCGTCACGGGGGAGGAGAGGCAGGAAGTGGCGAGGGGGCTCTCGACCTTCACCGAACGGGTGGCCGGCGGGAGCTACGAATCACTGGTGGCGGCCGTCAGCGGTGCCGTCGGGCAACTGAGCCGTGAGATCGCCCAAGGCATGACGGTGGCGAAGGACGCGCTGAGCACCTCTCCGGCGCAGGTCCGCCCGAAGGAATAG
- a CDS encoding MlaD family protein — protein MSKKVSKTAIGAFVLGAVVLLVAGVLVLGAGKFFTREHVFVTYFEGSVKGLNVGSPVMFRGVKVGAVNDITIMADPATGRVTIPVIFSLQPARFKGTRAEFQREPKSIEKAVEAGLRAQLETQSFVTGQLMVSLDFFPDKPARFVGLVKEYPEVPSIPTPLEELQKTVENLPIKEMVETLNHTLAGVDRLVNDIDAKRTMQSLDAALEETRALMQNLNGRVGTLAESMERAARSADSALVETKKTMVTVSEDIRQTLSEVQTTLDSARSALKNSERTLQTYGEDSPMAGQMYRTMRNLSEVTRSLRQVTDYLERHPEALLRGKAAE, from the coding sequence ATGAGCAAGAAGGTGAGCAAGACAGCGATCGGAGCGTTCGTCCTCGGCGCCGTCGTCCTGCTGGTCGCGGGGGTCCTGGTGCTGGGCGCCGGGAAGTTCTTTACCCGGGAGCATGTCTTCGTCACCTACTTCGAGGGATCGGTGAAGGGGCTGAACGTCGGTTCGCCCGTGATGTTCCGGGGAGTGAAGGTGGGAGCGGTGAACGACATCACCATCATGGCCGATCCCGCGACCGGCCGGGTGACCATTCCCGTGATCTTCTCCCTGCAACCGGCCCGGTTCAAGGGGACCCGGGCCGAGTTTCAAAGGGAACCGAAATCGATCGAGAAGGCTGTCGAGGCGGGCCTGAGGGCCCAGCTGGAAACCCAGAGCTTCGTCACCGGACAGCTGATGGTTTCCCTGGACTTTTTTCCCGACAAACCGGCCCGGTTCGTGGGGCTGGTCAAGGAGTACCCAGAGGTTCCGAGCATCCCCACCCCCCTCGAGGAGTTGCAGAAGACGGTGGAGAATCTGCCGATCAAGGAGATGGTGGAAACCCTCAACCACACGCTTGCAGGGGTCGACAGGCTCGTCAACGACATCGATGCGAAACGGACGATGCAGTCGCTGGACGCCGCTCTCGAGGAAACCCGGGCGCTGATGCAGAACCTCAACGGCAGAGTCGGCACCCTCGCCGAGAGCATGGAACGGGCCGCCCGCTCCGCCGATTCGGCCCTGGTCGAAACGAAAAAGACGATGGTGACGGTCAGCGAGGATATCAGGCAGACACTCAGTGAAGTGCAAACCACTCTTGATTCAGCCCGGTCGGCCCTCAAGAATTCCGAGCGGACCCTGCAGACATACGGAGAAGATTCGCCCATGGCCGGCCAGATGTACAGGACCATGCGGAATCTCTCCGAAGTGACCCGGTCGCTCCGTCAGGTTACCGATTATCTGGAGCGGCACCCCGAGGCCCTGCTGAGAGGCAAGGCCGCTGAATAG
- a CDS encoding ABC transporter ATP-binding protein has product MNGAEAQNLSPKEPVIVVRGLEMSYGSFVLMRDLNFTINRGDIFIIMGGSGCGKSTLLKHLVGLKRPAKGEILYDGISYWETEPEVQERLKRRFGILFQSGALWSSMTLAENVAMPLELYTPLSPDQSRDLVSFKLALVGLGGFEDFYPSEISGGMKKRAGLARAMALDPDILFFDEPSAGLDPVSARLLDDLIIELSESRGATVVVVTHELSSIFAIGSNSVFLDPDAKTMTAAGDPKRLLRESEDPKIINFLTRGEGRRSA; this is encoded by the coding sequence ATGAATGGAGCCGAGGCACAGAACCTGAGCCCAAAAGAGCCGGTCATCGTCGTCCGGGGTCTGGAGATGTCCTACGGCAGCTTCGTGCTGATGCGCGACCTGAACTTCACCATCAACCGGGGCGACATCTTCATCATCATGGGGGGGAGCGGTTGCGGCAAGAGCACCCTGCTCAAACACCTGGTGGGGCTCAAGCGCCCCGCCAAAGGAGAGATCCTCTACGACGGGATCAGCTACTGGGAGACGGAGCCGGAAGTACAGGAACGGCTCAAACGGCGCTTCGGCATCCTTTTCCAGAGCGGCGCCCTCTGGAGTTCCATGACCCTGGCGGAGAACGTCGCCATGCCCCTGGAGTTGTACACACCTCTTTCTCCCGATCAGAGTCGCGATCTGGTCTCGTTCAAGCTGGCGCTGGTGGGGCTCGGAGGGTTCGAGGATTTCTACCCCTCGGAAATCAGCGGCGGCATGAAAAAGCGGGCCGGGCTCGCGCGGGCCATGGCTCTCGACCCGGATATCCTTTTTTTCGATGAGCCTTCCGCCGGTCTGGATCCCGTCAGCGCCCGGCTGCTGGATGACCTGATCATCGAGCTCAGCGAAAGCAGGGGCGCCACGGTGGTGGTGGTGACCCATGAGCTTTCGAGTATTTTCGCCATAGGCTCCAATTCGGTCTTTCTCGATCCCGACGCCAAGACGATGACAGCCGCCGGTGATCCGAAACGGCTTCTCCGGGAGTCGGAGGACCCGAAGATCATCAACTTTCTGACCCGGGGTGAAGGCAGGCGGAGCGCCTGA
- a CDS encoding ABC transporter permease translates to MAAEASSKPKPAAAELSVSRPEAAILLVHLSGSWQLGGKLPPPETVGRELGAQPTVARVAFDTGKLDYWDSGLLVWLASFFNACRQTEAEIDQSGLPLGVQKLLRLASPENQRSGVTRGGKRAPFLERVADRAFDRFRGFKATLTFIGEATAAFFRMLRGKANFRRVDLLTAIQETGSQAFPIVSLISLLVGMILAFVAAIQLKLFGAQIYVADVVGIGVVRVMGAIMTGIIMAGRTGAAFAAQLGTMQVNEEIDALESLGLSPVEFLVLPRMLALMLMMPLLCIYADLMGILGGMFVGVGMLDLGVIEYVNESRNALNLTHFTIGLFHSFVFGVLVAVFGCLRGLQCERSASAVGYAATSAVVTGIVSIVVATAVITLSCQVIGI, encoded by the coding sequence ATGGCAGCGGAAGCCAGCAGCAAACCGAAACCTGCCGCAGCCGAACTCAGCGTAAGCCGGCCGGAGGCCGCCATCCTCCTCGTGCATCTTTCGGGAAGCTGGCAGCTTGGCGGAAAGCTCCCGCCCCCGGAGACTGTCGGGAGAGAACTCGGGGCACAGCCGACCGTCGCCCGGGTTGCCTTCGACACCGGGAAGCTCGATTACTGGGACAGCGGGCTGCTGGTCTGGCTGGCCAGTTTTTTCAATGCCTGCCGTCAGACCGAAGCCGAAATCGATCAGTCCGGACTTCCCTTGGGAGTGCAAAAGCTGCTCCGCCTGGCCTCTCCCGAGAACCAGCGCTCCGGGGTGACGCGGGGTGGGAAGCGGGCGCCGTTCCTGGAGCGGGTCGCCGACCGGGCCTTCGATCGGTTCCGGGGATTCAAGGCGACCCTCACCTTCATCGGCGAGGCGACCGCGGCTTTTTTCAGAATGCTGCGGGGAAAGGCCAATTTCCGACGCGTGGACCTGCTCACGGCCATCCAGGAAACCGGCTCCCAGGCCTTCCCCATCGTCTCCCTCATCAGCCTGCTGGTCGGAATGATTCTGGCCTTCGTGGCCGCCATCCAGCTGAAGCTCTTCGGGGCGCAGATCTACGTGGCCGATGTTGTGGGGATCGGAGTCGTGCGGGTCATGGGCGCCATCATGACCGGCATCATCATGGCCGGCCGGACCGGAGCGGCCTTCGCCGCTCAGCTCGGCACCATGCAGGTGAACGAGGAGATCGATGCTTTGGAATCCCTTGGGCTTTCGCCTGTCGAGTTCCTGGTTCTGCCCAGGATGCTTGCCCTCATGCTGATGATGCCGCTTCTCTGCATCTACGCTGATCTGATGGGGATTCTGGGGGGGATGTTCGTCGGGGTGGGGATGCTCGACCTCGGCGTCATCGAATACGTGAACGAGTCGAGGAACGCCCTGAACCTGACCCATTTCACGATCGGACTGTTCCACAGTTTCGTTTTCGGCGTCCTGGTGGCAGTGTTCGGCTGTCTGCGCGGCCTCCAGTGCGAGAGAAGCGCCTCGGCCGTCGGTTATGCCGCCACCTCGGCGGTGGTCACCGGCATCGTCAGCATCGTCGTCGCTACGGCGGTCATTACCCTTTCCTGTCAGGTGATTGGAATATGA
- a CDS encoding putative quinol monooxygenase — MRLSLIKIVPLPEKRQEVLDILLSMKGPTQASVGCMNCSIYVEHGEDQAILYIEQWRSIGEMHRQMRSSLYARLLEGMELSSTVPEVCIYEVASTCGLELIEAVRRPKAGKDETVDGELTQRDPS, encoded by the coding sequence ATGAGGCTGTCACTTATCAAAATTGTTCCTCTGCCGGAGAAACGCCAGGAAGTCCTGGATATTCTCCTGTCCATGAAAGGTCCCACCCAGGCCTCGGTGGGGTGTATGAACTGCAGCATTTACGTGGAGCACGGAGAAGATCAGGCGATTCTTTATATCGAGCAGTGGCGAAGCATCGGCGAGATGCACAGGCAAATGCGCTCGAGCCTCTATGCCAGGCTTCTGGAGGGGATGGAGCTATCGAGTACGGTGCCGGAGGTCTGTATTTATGAAGTAGCGAGTACCTGCGGCCTGGAGTTGATCGAGGCGGTGCGGAGGCCGAAAGCAGGCAAGGACGAAACAGTGGACGGCGAACTGACGCAAAGAGATCCATCATGA
- a CDS encoding sigma-54-dependent Fis family transcriptional regulator, whose translation MTRKYSVNTRLRNKERDNRPDCPKPPEGPSSERRHFDKLLISISTRFKNVGSKELDGEIAEGLKEIAGFFGCDRIALWEFTDRGEEAFLTHHFAVRGAEPPFNRFLNEEFPYLTRQLLQEQIVCVARVDELPDLAAVDRKNFQHYGVKSLISLPIFMAGAPRGCLSLSTLWHAHEWSEAEVFQLRRIGSELGNALSRKISNELIEERIRFETLISDLSARFINIPFEDVDDAANAALDQVRTFFRADYCVLFELCTVTDENRVAFVSYAPEVPHLPEGLDPKQAFPAAYDMIVRQGKPCIRERSDDLPPEADTDKRTRKELGIEAGLNIPIDFGSPVMYCLNVATLRPRAWPAEYISRIRLLGEIIVDVLKRKQLDLELKRSFDEVMSLKSRIELEADYLRSEIRVGREIETIIGQSEAIKNVLIQIDQVAPTTSIVLIHGETGTGKELVAQAVHNLSARRERLMIKVNCASLPGALVESELFGREKGAYTGALTRQAGRFEIADGSTIFLDEIGELSTELQAKLLRVLQEGSFERLGSPKTIKVDIRVIVATNRNLEEEVHKGNFREDLFYRLNVFSIFVPPLRQRRDDIPMLAWNFIHEFSERMGKKINKIARNDMEALQRYSWPGNIRELRNVIERAAIVSTGDTLNLRLPENGHSAPSKIMTIEEIESRHISEVLQLTGWRIKGEGGAAKLLGMNPSTLYSRMLKLGITSRSG comes from the coding sequence ATGACCCGAAAGTACAGCGTGAATACGCGCTTGAGAAACAAGGAGAGGGATAACCGCCCTGACTGCCCAAAGCCTCCCGAAGGACCTTCGAGCGAACGCCGGCACTTCGACAAGCTGCTGATTTCCATTTCGACCCGCTTCAAGAATGTCGGCTCGAAGGAACTGGATGGAGAAATCGCGGAAGGTCTCAAGGAGATCGCTGGCTTTTTCGGATGCGACCGGATAGCCCTGTGGGAGTTTACGGATCGGGGCGAGGAAGCCTTCCTGACCCATCACTTTGCGGTGCGAGGGGCTGAACCTCCCTTCAACAGGTTCCTGAACGAAGAGTTTCCGTATCTCACCCGTCAATTGCTGCAGGAGCAGATCGTCTGTGTCGCTCGGGTCGACGAACTGCCCGACCTTGCCGCCGTGGACAGAAAGAACTTCCAGCACTATGGTGTCAAAAGTCTTATTTCCCTCCCGATTTTCATGGCCGGCGCCCCGCGAGGGTGCCTTTCGTTATCGACCCTATGGCATGCGCATGAGTGGTCCGAAGCGGAGGTCTTTCAGCTCAGGCGTATCGGGTCGGAGCTAGGCAATGCCCTGAGCCGAAAGATATCCAATGAATTGATCGAGGAACGGATCCGCTTCGAGACCTTGATTTCCGATCTTTCGGCCCGCTTTATCAATATTCCTTTCGAAGACGTGGATGACGCCGCTAATGCTGCGCTCGACCAGGTACGCACCTTTTTCCGGGCCGATTATTGCGTGCTGTTCGAGCTCTGCACCGTGACGGACGAAAACCGTGTCGCCTTCGTCAGCTATGCGCCGGAAGTGCCGCACCTGCCGGAGGGGCTTGATCCGAAGCAGGCCTTCCCCGCGGCATACGATATGATCGTGCGGCAGGGGAAGCCTTGCATTCGCGAACGGTCGGACGACCTCCCCCCCGAAGCGGATACCGATAAGCGAACCAGGAAAGAATTGGGAATAGAAGCCGGCCTCAATATACCCATCGATTTCGGATCACCGGTCATGTACTGCCTTAATGTGGCGACCCTTCGGCCGCGTGCATGGCCGGCGGAGTACATATCAAGAATCCGGCTGCTGGGCGAAATCATCGTCGATGTGCTGAAACGCAAGCAGTTGGACTTGGAACTGAAGCGGTCCTTCGACGAAGTCATGAGCCTGAAGAGCCGGATCGAGCTCGAAGCCGACTATCTCCGATCGGAGATAAGAGTCGGCAGGGAGATCGAGACGATCATCGGCCAGAGCGAAGCGATCAAAAATGTCCTGATCCAGATCGATCAGGTGGCACCGACCACTTCCATCGTGCTCATCCACGGGGAAACCGGCACGGGAAAGGAACTTGTAGCCCAGGCCGTCCATAATCTCAGCGCACGTCGCGAGAGGCTCATGATCAAGGTCAACTGCGCTTCTCTTCCCGGGGCGCTGGTGGAGAGCGAACTGTTCGGCCGGGAGAAGGGGGCTTACACGGGGGCACTGACGAGGCAGGCGGGGCGTTTCGAGATCGCCGACGGCTCGACGATCTTCCTAGACGAGATCGGAGAATTATCGACCGAGTTGCAGGCCAAGCTGTTGCGGGTGCTGCAGGAAGGGAGTTTTGAACGGCTGGGAAGTCCGAAAACCATCAAGGTGGATATCAGGGTCATCGTGGCCACCAACAGGAACCTCGAAGAAGAGGTGCATAAGGGAAATTTCAGGGAAGATCTTTTCTATCGGCTCAATGTTTTCTCGATCTTCGTTCCTCCCCTGCGCCAGAGGAGAGATGACATCCCCATGCTGGCCTGGAATTTCATTCATGAGTTCTCGGAAAGAATGGGCAAGAAGATTAACAAGATCGCCAGGAATGACATGGAGGCACTGCAGCGTTACTCCTGGCCGGGAAACATCCGGGAACTGAGAAATGTCATCGAACGTGCCGCCATCGTCAGCACCGGCGACACCCTGAACCTCAGGCTCCCCGAAAATGGCCATTCTGCTCCGTCGAAAATCATGACCATCGAAGAGATCGAGTCGCGTCATATCAGCGAAGTGCTCCAACTCACCGGTTGGCGCATCAAAGGTGAGGGGGGCGCCGCCAAGCTGCTGGGAATGAACCCCTCCACGCTGTACTCAAGAATGCTCAAGCTCGGCATCACTTCGCGTTCAGGCTGA
- a CDS encoding glycine zipper domain-containing protein, whose product MTGINILTRNTVSGVVAALIFTAFSAGSVRAAAEPIVFPSQGQSDQQMEQDKFNCYQWAKGQTSFDPMQAPTAAAPPEKKGGVLRGAAGGALAGAAVGAIAGDAGTGAAIGAASGGMIGGARRHRSDQAQQEAAQQQAAGYEQQRATYNRAWSACMEGKGYTVK is encoded by the coding sequence ATGACAGGCATAAACATCCTCACGAGAAATACAGTCTCCGGCGTCGTGGCGGCGCTGATTTTCACGGCATTCTCGGCGGGTTCAGTCCGGGCCGCTGCGGAACCCATTGTCTTTCCCAGCCAGGGGCAGAGCGATCAGCAGATGGAGCAGGACAAGTTCAACTGCTATCAGTGGGCCAAGGGACAGACCAGCTTCGACCCGATGCAGGCCCCCACAGCCGCCGCGCCCCCGGAGAAGAAGGGCGGGGTCTTGCGGGGAGCGGCCGGCGGCGCCCTCGCCGGAGCGGCGGTGGGAGCCATCGCCGGTGATGCCGGCACGGGGGCGGCCATCGGAGCCGCTTCCGGCGGAATGATCGGCGGGGCGAGGCGCCATCGAAGCGACCAGGCGCAACAGGAAGCGGCGCAGCAGCAGGCGGCCGGCTATGAACAGCAGCGTGCAACGTACAACCGTGCCTGGAGCGCATGCATGGAGGGGAAAGGCTACACGGTCAAGTAG
- a CDS encoding potassium channel family protein, with product MQSIPQAFQGFTGFWWGDRGLSAILVLLFVSLFLAPLVDSPLLRMLSTLFFSLLLISGVMNLSSRPVPRLIAGSVAAAAIALKWADHFSESQAVAVCAGTISLLFVALLTGTLLARVFRDDGQVTRYRVRGAVAAYLLVGFTFSHLYQVFDILVPGAFSISAAQQLDSAARQEDFTYFSFVTLTTLGYGDFTATHTTARMFVIMEALVGQLYPATLLARLVSLQIGGRQNSMEGPHTPAGSRPDGGAP from the coding sequence ATGCAATCCATACCTCAGGCATTCCAGGGGTTCACAGGTTTCTGGTGGGGGGACCGGGGACTCTCGGCCATTCTGGTGCTTCTGTTCGTTTCGCTCTTCCTGGCCCCGCTCGTGGACTCGCCCCTGCTGCGGATGCTCTCCACTCTCTTCTTTTCGTTGCTGCTGATATCCGGAGTGATGAACCTTTCATCCCGTCCGGTTCCACGCCTCATCGCGGGATCCGTCGCCGCAGCGGCCATCGCCCTGAAATGGGCGGACCATTTCAGTGAGAGCCAGGCCGTTGCCGTATGTGCCGGCACGATTTCCCTGCTGTTCGTTGCCCTTCTGACCGGAACCTTGCTGGCCAGGGTTTTCCGGGACGACGGACAGGTGACACGCTACCGGGTGAGAGGCGCCGTGGCGGCCTACCTCCTGGTGGGTTTTACCTTCTCGCACCTCTACCAGGTGTTCGACATCTTAGTGCCTGGCGCATTCTCCATATCCGCAGCCCAGCAGCTGGATTCGGCTGCCAGACAGGAGGACTTCACTTATTTCAGCTTCGTCACCCTGACCACCCTAGGCTACGGCGACTTTACGGCCACACACACGACGGCGCGCATGTTCGTGATCATGGAGGCACTGGTGGGGCAGCTCTACCCGGCGACGCTGCTGGCGCGGCTGGTGTCGTTGCAGATCGGCGGGCGGCAGAATTCGATGGAAGGGCCCCACACGCCAGCCGGGTCGAGGCCCGATGGAGGGGCACCATGA
- a CDS encoding sodium:proton antiporter, translating into MTVISAFVLLILLYSLVSRRMERTLLTPPIFFLLGGVLLLLCYPHFEEMMIKRESFLLMAEIGLVMLLFTDATHIPFKVLKDSRQLPVRLLTAGMLLTILAGTLCGVLLLPISFWEAGILAAILAPTDAGLGQVIVQSPRVPKRIRQALDVEAGLNDGLSVPFLMFFIAVASYGTDGGGMILGRFLFEQLGIGAAVGCGIGLVGGFLLGRAQERGWMTGEAQQLGLVSLPLLSVLACKATGGSMFIAAYAAGIAVRVGYQDVAAQSLHFTEGWGQLFDFFIFFYFGMVATFLFGSLKPVHLLYALLSLTVVRMLPVAVSMLGLKLRPATLLFLGWFGPRGLASIVLGLVFLEEATNLPGEETIKLVVVATVLLSILAHGVTALPGIELYARMTAPGDGGPTGDA; encoded by the coding sequence ATGACCGTGATCTCCGCCTTTGTGCTTTTGATCCTCCTCTACAGCCTGGTGTCGAGACGGATGGAGCGGACTCTCCTGACCCCCCCGATCTTCTTCCTGCTGGGGGGTGTGCTCCTCCTGCTCTGCTATCCCCACTTCGAGGAGATGATGATCAAACGGGAGAGCTTCCTGCTGATGGCCGAGATCGGCCTGGTCATGCTTCTGTTCACCGACGCCACCCATATCCCCTTCAAAGTCCTTAAGGACAGCCGCCAACTGCCGGTCCGCCTGCTGACCGCCGGCATGCTGCTGACAATCCTTGCCGGGACTCTCTGCGGGGTGCTGCTCCTGCCGATTTCCTTCTGGGAGGCCGGAATCCTGGCCGCCATTCTGGCCCCGACAGACGCCGGCCTGGGTCAGGTCATCGTCCAGAGTCCGCGGGTGCCGAAGCGGATTCGGCAGGCGCTCGACGTCGAGGCCGGTCTCAACGACGGACTTTCGGTCCCTTTCCTGATGTTCTTCATCGCCGTTGCCAGCTACGGCACCGATGGGGGGGGCATGATCCTGGGGAGATTTCTCTTCGAGCAGCTCGGGATCGGCGCGGCGGTTGGTTGCGGCATCGGCCTGGTCGGGGGTTTCCTGCTCGGCCGTGCCCAGGAGAGGGGCTGGATGACCGGGGAGGCCCAGCAGCTCGGGCTGGTGAGCCTGCCGCTGCTGAGCGTCCTCGCCTGCAAGGCGACCGGCGGCAGCATGTTCATCGCCGCCTACGCGGCCGGGATCGCCGTCCGGGTTGGCTACCAGGACGTGGCCGCTCAGAGTCTCCACTTTACCGAGGGGTGGGGACAGCTGTTCGACTTCTTCATCTTCTTCTATTTCGGCATGGTGGCGACCTTTTTATTCGGTTCACTGAAGCCTGTCCACCTGCTCTACGCCCTGCTCAGCCTGACGGTTGTGCGCATGCTGCCGGTCGCCGTATCCATGCTTGGTCTCAAACTGCGTCCCGCCACGCTCCTTTTCCTCGGATGGTTCGGTCCCCGCGGCCTGGCCTCCATCGTCCTCGGCCTGGTCTTTCTGGAGGAGGCCACCAATCTACCGGGAGAGGAGACGATCAAGCTCGTCGTCGTCGCCACGGTGCTGCTCAGCATCCTCGCGCACGGAGTGACCGCCCTGCCGGGGATCGAGCTTTACGCCCGCATGACCGCACCCGGGGATGGCGGTCCCACTGGGGACGCGTAA